A window of the Arachis duranensis cultivar V14167 chromosome 5, aradu.V14167.gnm2.J7QH, whole genome shotgun sequence genome harbors these coding sequences:
- the LOC107489824 gene encoding TMV resistance protein N-like has translation MMLYGGTSSYGRGWSYDVFLSFRGEDTRRSFTGSLYHSLHKKGINVFIDDDKLRRGEEISPALLRAIEESRISIIVFSQNYASSKWCLDELVKILECMKTRGQLVFPVFFNVDASMVRYQKDSFGRAMSAHEVRYKGNEEKLQKWKQALFEAANLSGWSFKNGYEYELIEKIAEEVSKKINQTPLHIAEYPVGLETRISEVKTLLQIGPGEDIRVIGIYGLGGIGKTTIARALYNLIADQFEAASFLADIRESSNQRQGLVQLQESLLFDIVGDKNIKLGNIYKGIPIIKKRLCCKKVLLILDDVDKLEQLQALAGGRDWFGFGSVIIITTRDKHLLAAHQVDKTYEVKKLNHGEAFELFIWNAFKRKEPEAGYMEISNRVVLHAEGLPLALKVMGSNLIGKSVDEWTSALEKYEKIPNKEVQNVLRVTYDNLEENEKEIFLDIACFFKGETMEYVEKTLKACGFHPKFGIGVLIDRSLVSIDEYNRLRMHDLIQDMGREIVREDSPLEPGKRSRIWYHEDVIEILTESTGTYKIQGMMVDLPDQYMVHLKNDSFKKMKNLKILIVRNGQFFGSPQDLPNNLRLLDWMEYPSSSFPSSFLPKKLAVLNLSRSRFAMQEPFKHLDTLTSLDLSYCEVLTKLPDFSGVPNLTELNLDYCTNLAEVHDSVGFLEKLVELRAYGCTKLKVFPSSIKMTSLQSLILNWCSSLQSFPSILGKMDNLMSISIEGTGIEKLPPSIGNLVGLQEFSMTSCLSLKELPESFDMLQNLRNLDIEGCPQLRSFLMKLRESGKSSPTFDNVKSLNLENCGLRDEDLPTIFYCFPKLSLLVLSGNYFVTLPSCIQEIQSLELLHLDSCNLLQEIPSIPPNIQYINARNCTSLSPRSSNLLLSQEIFEACELQVMVPGRRVPEWFDYCAKGEYLTFWAHQKFPVLIFCFVIEVEGGATEDTLNCEVQFSINGEDIYEMEMPQCFSKMVTDHVWIYDLRTHPTIQWHSLDSYLVDDWNQLEISCEKISGSSNMSVSWCGVHICKQEVNMENILFTDPELDLDSNTYSEEIEADSNATSEESTKSVQDFSNNLNDNCCDFENTESCDTISRQEEEWGERSKGKENSETASHNDIDQSDKKILMHMQPLESVTEDPIAPVCLEVIDTVKVVDYGSNTIVVDHSEKVQPRSQVKSFVEIPTVDDVEMEAFYASLEAETSVLRLSNNTIDVSKFANRVPSEATQNALKTLQDFLTRDFSLLLGPDEYNAMKATLDYLTNLPPGDGISLELRSLVIEVSRHFNHWSLDYTNESKKIEAATAKLLKVDELEEGLEANKAHFREVVCLENELRNELEYLEERKKELEEQIHAIKASISASESARKMVTYRKREIFGEAKILKNQRDELKEQVSWLKDEKELARKIQTNIRAEWSKLGEKFNRKLKSEL, from the exons ATGATGCTGTATGGAGGGACTTCATCCTATGGCCGTGGATGGTCCTATGATGTATTCTTGAGTTTCAGGGGTGAAGACACAAGGAGGAGTTTCACAGGCTCACTTTACCACAGTTTACACAAAAAGGGTATCAATGTTTTCATAGATGATGATAAGCTTAGGAGAGGGGAAGAGATTTCCCCAGCTCTTCTTAGAGCTATTGAAGAGTCAAGGATTTCCATCATTGTGTTCTCTCAAAACTATGCATCTTCCAAATGGTGTCTTGATGAGCTTGTTAAGATTCTTGAGTGCATGAAAACAAGGGGGCAATTGGTTTTTCCGGTTTTCTTCAATGTCGATGCTTCCATGGTGCGGTATCAGAAAGACAGTTTCGGCAGAGCAATGTCTGCCCATGAAGTCAGATACAAGGGTAATGAGGAGAAGTTGCAGAAATGGAAGCAGGCCTTGTTTGAAGCAGCTAATTTGTCTGGTTGGAGCTTTAAAAACGG GTATGAGTATGAGCTTATTGAAAAGATTGCTGAGGAGGTCTCAAAGAAAATCAATCAAACCCCTTTGCACATAGCTGAATACCCTGTTGGACTAGAAACTCGAATATCAGAGGTGAAAACTCTGCTGCAAATTGGACCTGGTGAAGATATTCGTGTGATCGGAATCTATGGACTTGGAGGTATAGGTAAAACAACGATTGCACGAGCTTTGTACAACTTGATTGCAGATCAGTTTGAAGCTGCAAGTTTCCTTGCTGACATAAGAGAAAGTTCAAATCAACGTCAAGGTTTAGTACAACTTCAAGAATCACTTCTGTTTGATATAGTTGGGGACAAGAACATTAAGTTGGGAAATATTTATAAAGGAATTCCTATTATAAAGAAAAGATTATGCTGCAAGAAAGTTCTTTTGATTCTTGATGATGTTGACAAATTGGAGCAGCTACAAGCATTAGCTGGAGGACGAGATTGGTTCGGTTTTGGCAGTGTAATAATTATAACAACAAGAGATAAGCATTTGCTAGCTGCTCATCAGGTTGATAAAACATATGAAGTAAAGAAACTAAATCATGGAGAAGCTTTTGAGCTGTTCATTTGGAATgctttcaaaagaaaagaaccTGAGGCAGGTTATATGGAGATTTCAAACCGTGTTGTGCTCCATGCCGAGGGGCTTCCGCTGGCACTGAAAGTAATGGGCTCAAATTTGATTGGAAAATCTGTGGATGAGTGGACATCTGCACtagaaaaatatgaaaagatTCCTAATAAAGAGGTTCAAAATGTACTTAGAGTAACCTATGATAATCTTGAGGAGAATGAGAAAGAAATTTTTCTGGATATAGCATGTTTCTTCAAAGGGGAGACAATGGAATATGTTGAAAAGACACTAAAAGCATGTGGTTTCCATCCGAAATTCGGTATTGGTGTACTTATTGATAGATCTTTAGTAAGTATTGATGAGTACAACAGATTGAGAATGCATGATCTGATTCAAGACATGGGTAGAGAGATTGTAAGAGAAGATTCGCCTTTGGAGCCCGGTAAGCGAAGTAGAATATGGTATCATGAAGATGTTATTGAAATACTTACTGAAAGCACG GGGACTTACAAAATTCAAGGCATGATGGTGGACCTTCCAGATCAATACATGGTACACTTGAAGAATGATTCcttcaaaaaaatgaaaaatcttaaaattctCATAGTTCGAAATGGACAATTTTTTGGAAGCCCTCAAGATCTTCCAAACAATTTAAGGCTGCTTGATTGGATGGAGTATCCTTCATCATCTTTCCCATCTAGTTTCCTTCCAAAGAAACTTGCTGTGCTCAACTTGTCGCGCAGCCGTTTCGCAATGCAAGAGCCATTCAAG CATTTGGACACACTGACATCTTTGGATTTGAGTTACTGCGAAGTTTTAACAAAACTACCTGACTTTTCCGGAGTCCCAAATTTAACAGAACTAAATCTTGATTACTGTACAAATTTGGCAGAGGTTCATGACTCTGTTGGATTCCTTGAGAAGCTTGTTGAGTTGAGGGCCTATGGATGCACCAAGCTTAAGGTTTTTCCATCTTCGATCAAGATGACATCACTGCAAAGTCTTATCCTTAATTGGTGCTCAAGTCTCCAAAGTTTCCCATCTATTTTGGGAAAAATGGACAATCTCATGTCCATTTCTATAGAAGGAACTGGTATTGAAAAATTGCCTCCTTCCATTGGAAACCTTGTTGGGCTTCAAGAATTTAGCATGACATCTTGCTTGAGTCTCAAGGAACTGCCAGAAAGCTTTGATATGTTGCAAAATCTTAGGAACCTTGATATCGAAGGATGTCCCCAATTACGAAGCTTCTTGATGAAATTGAGAGAATCAGGAAAGTCTAGTCCTACCTTTGATAATGTGAAGTCTCTTAATCTCGAGAACTGTGGCCTTAGAGATGAAGATCTTCCCACAATTTTCTATTGTTTCCCAAAACTATCTTTATTAGTCCTTTCAGGAAACTATTTTGTAACTCTTCCAAGTTGCAttcaagaaattcaaagctTGGAACTACTTCACTTGGACAGCTGCAACCTACTCCAAGAAATCCCTAGCATTCCTCCCAATATACAATACATTAATGCAAGAAATTGCACATCATTGAGTCCAAGGTCATCAAACTTATTATTGAGCCAG GAAATCTTTGAGGCATGTGAGTTACAGGTTATGGTGCCTGGAAGAAGAGTTCCAGAATGGTTTGATTACTGTGCCAAAGGAGAATATCTGACGTTTTGGGCACACCAAAAATTTCCTGTGCTTATTTTTTGCTTTGTTATTGAAGTAGAGGGTGGTGCAACAGAGGATACTTTAAATTGTGAAGTCCAGTTCTCTATAAATGGTGAAGACATTTATGAAATGGAAATGCCACAATGCTTCTCAAAAATGGTCACAGATCATGTGTGGATATATGACTTACGAACGCATCCAACCATCCAGTGGCACAGTCTTGATTCATATCTAGTAGATGACTGGAATCAGCTTGAGATTTCATGTGAGAAAATAAGTGGATCATCAAATATGAGTGTGAGCTGGTGTGGAGTTCATATATGCAAACAAGAAGTTAACATGGAGAATATACTATTCACAGACCCTGAACTTGATTTAGATTCAAACACATACTCTGAGGAGATCGAGGCTGATTCGAATGCTACCAGTGAAGAAAGCACAAAATCAGTACAAGATTTCTCCAATAATTTGAATGATAACTGCTGTGATTTTGAAAACACGGAAAGTTGTGACACGATCAGTAGACAAGAAGAGGAATGGGGGGAAAGaagtaaaggaaaagaaaatagtgAAACTGCATCCCACAATGACATTGATCAGAGTGACAAGAAGATTTTAATGCATATGCAACCATTGGAAAGTGTTACTGAAGATCCAATTGCTCCTGTGTGTCTTGAGGTCATTGATACTGTCAAAG TAGTAGATTATGGATCAAATACAATAGTTGTTGATCATTCAGAAAAAGTTCAACCGAGATCCCAAGTCAAAAGTTTTGTAGAGATACCAACTGTAGATGATGTAGAAATGGAAGCATTTTATGCATCTCTAGAAGCTGAGACTTCTGTTCTTCGTCTCTCCAACAACACCATTGATGTTTCCAAATTTGCCAACAGAGTGCCAAGTGAAGCGACACAAAATGCATTAAAGACACTACAAGACTTTCTCACTAGAgacttttctcttcttttgggCCCGGATGAGTACAATGCCATGAAAGCTACCTTAGATTACCTCACAAATTTACCTCCAGGAGATGGGATTTCATTGGAATTAAGATCATTGGTTATAGAAGTTTCAAGGCACTTCAACCATTGGAGTTTGGATTACACCAATGAGAGCAAGAAAATAGAGGCTGCCACAGCTAAGCTGTTGAAAGTTGATGAACTAGAAGAGGGTCTTGAAGCTAACAAGGCGCATTTTAGAGAAGTCGTGTGCTTAGAAAATGAGTTGAGAAATGAGTTGGAATatttggaggagagaaagaAGGAGCTTGAAGAACAAATACATGCCATTAAAGCTAGCATATCTGCTTCTGAATCAGCAAGGAAGATGGTTACTTATAGAAAGAGAGAAATCTTTGGGGAAGCaaagatattaaaaaatcaaaggGATGAATTGAAGGAGCAAGTGTCATGGTTGAAAGATGAGAAGGAATTGGCAAGGAAAATTCAGACAAATATCAGAGCTGAATGGTCAAAGCTTGGAGAAAAATTTAACAGAAAGTTAAAGTCTGAACTCTGA
- the LOC107489831 gene encoding uncharacterized protein LOC107489831, with translation MPIEYSKESTGEDHHNNGDESNEDKNIPLLSTIDELQYNSSDTGHVESSNQKDFCDDLLSAMKRIESRMFALQLCSNLVSSTKNNADKQNLVQVTNLDRPRVDAVFPKSNGTPKQIREEESRSQGKIQPPTQKLPMTNRVTSLNQNDVTKKPSTGHRNGENVARNNPMARSEADQNHEKKSLDHSYRHLPVKSTASSITRKQPQPHQMVIRPTLLDQRYSGIKVFSHKNREGSALHRKGSYKERDEPQDKDDDEVEESSSNNYQSSSSWTSQEVSANGSGGNSSEDHSLQGEIEVSTSGTMVDASYEYSSEECDNNSYTSNDNYNYNSLNSSNSLKSDRYYNKIKPEKKVGGLRRLKNNIDSKRRQRHSMWSNLQNVFHHKNKHHGMITNGSDEKPRRGSAVARVTHKNQVGQFHRLVEGLMGHMRHAKKPKKPHKVAVKGSRNAPHGHRKKNPNWWKMLQQHRGVKVKNRGRVRKEFIGQKSPKKLT, from the exons ATGCCTATTGAGTATAGCAAAGAGAGTACTGGTGAAGACCATCATAATAATGGTGATGAGTCCAATGAAGACAAGAATATACCACTGCTGAgtacaattgatgagcttcaATACAATTCTAGTGATACCGGACATGTTGAATCCTCAAATCAGAAAGACTTTTGTGATGATTTGCTTAGTGCAATGAAAAGAATTGAATCTCGTATGTTTGCTTTGCAACTTTGCTCAAATCTTGTAAGTTCCACAAAGAACAATGCAGATAAGCAAAATTTGGTCCAAGTAACAAATCTAGATAGGCCTCGTGTTGATGCTGTATTTCCAAAGAGCAATGGCACACCAAAGCAAATTAGAGAAGAGGAATCAAGAAGTCAGGGTAAGATTCAACCTCCAACACAAAAATTGCCCATGACAAATAGAGTTACCTCATTGAATCAAAATGATGTTACTAAGAAGCCATCAACTGGCCACAGAAATGGGGAAAATGTAGCAAGAAACAATCCAATGGCTCGGTCAGAAGCTGATCAAAATCATGAGAAAAAGAGTCTTGATCATTCTTATAGACATCTGCCAGTGAAATCCACAGCTTCCAGCATTACAAGGAAACAACCACAACCACATCAGATGGTGATAAGACCAACACTACTGGATCAAAGGTACAGTGGAATTAAGGTATTCTCCCATAAAAATAGAGAAGGGTCTGCATTACACAGAAAAGGATCCTATAAGGAAAGGGATGAACCACAAGACAAGGATGATGATGAAGTTGAAGAGTCTAGTTCAAATAACTATCAATCTTCTTCTAGCTGGACCTCACAAGAAGTAAGTGCCAATGGTAGTGGTGGTAACAGTTCTGAGGACCACTCCTTGCAAGGTGAGATAGAAGTTTCCACATCAGGAACTATGGTTGATGCATCATATGAATATAGTTCAGAGGAGTGTGATAATAATTCTTATACATctaatgataattataattataactCTTTGAATAGCTCTAATAGCCTCAAGTCTGATAGAtactacaacaaaataaaacctGAGAAAAAAGTTGGAGGACTAAGGAGGCTGAAGAACAA CATTGACTCAAAGAGGAGGCAAAGACACTCTATGTGGAGTAACTTGCAGAATGTCTTCCACCATAAGAACAAGCATCATGGGATGATAACGAATGGAAGCGATGAGAAGCCAAGGAGAGGAAGTGCTGTTGCAAGAGTGACTCACAAGAACCAGGTTGGACAGTTTCACAGGCTTGTGGAAGGGCTCATGGGACACATGCGGCATGCAAAGAAGCCGAAGAAACCTCACAAGGTTGCTGTGAAAGGTTCAAGGAATGCGCCACATGGACATAGAAAGAAGAATCCAAATTGGTGGAAAATGCTACAACAACACCGGGGAGTGAAGGTGAAGAATAGAGGTAGAGTTAGAAAAGAGTTCATAGGCCAAAAATCACCAAAGAAGCTTACTTAG
- the LOC110281225 gene encoding uncharacterized protein LOC110281225, whose translation MVGTAKKEDMEAFYASIEAETTPLSHLREPPRTRPSKKTLKAWQLLRDLVSKKFSLLHHPATHGLMRDTLKHLLNLRRGERVSSRTMAILQQLSKSFDHWSLDYDNANNKIKSVDKSISKAEKANQGLEANVRKFKEIVTDEKALCTKLATLEQKKRELEDQIKTMKAEIAEFTKRRDKVAKRKREVFENGKVLRSKCDGLRNKLPRLKAGTEWAFVTETNIEAEWSKLAKRVLQSTSFVEDWI comes from the coding sequence ATGGTTGGGACTGCCAAGAAGGAAGATATGGAAGCATTTTATGCTTCCATTGAAGCAGAAACCACTCCTTTGTCACATCTGCGTGAACCTCCTAGAACTAGGCCAAGTAAAAAAACCCTGAAAGCATGGCAGCTTCTGCGAGACCTTGTGAGTAAAAAATTCTCTCTTTTGCATCACCCTGCAACTCATGGACTGATGAGAGACACTCTCAAACACCTGCTCAATTTGCGACGGGGTGAAAGAGTTTCTTCAAGAACAATGGCAATATTACAGCAACTTTCAAAAAGTTTTGATCACTGGAGTTTGGACTATGACAATGCCAACAATAAAATCAAGTCAGTGGACAAAAGCATTTCGAAAGCAGAGAAAGCAAACCAGGGTCTCGAAGCTAATGTAagaaaattcaaggaaatagtGACGGATGAGAAGGCTTTGTGCACTAAGTTGGCCACTTTGgagcaaaagaagagagagcttGAAGATCAAATCAAAACAATGAAAGCTGAGATTGCAGAATTTACTAAGAGGAGGGACAAAGTTGctaagagaaagagagaagtgTTTGAGAATGGAAAAGTGCTGAGAAGTAAATGCGATGGTTTGAGGAATAAGCTGCCAAGGTTGAAAGCTGGGACAGAATGGGCATTTGTAACAGAAACTAATATTGAAGCTGAATGGTCAAAGCTTGCAAAACGAGTCCTTCAAAGCACAAGTTTTGTTGAAGATTGGATCTAG